In Deinococcus psychrotolerans, a genomic segment contains:
- a CDS encoding DMT family transporter, with the protein MPRHTLGIALLIVVTCIWGSTFAIVKTLGETLSPQVLIAWRFTIGTLATLPLLLFWRRFSPTPLADSGSSPTPQRSLWKDGLLVGAWLIVGYGTQTTALQTTSANRAAFITALSVVLVPLWQAIALRRPLSVFLWSAVALAVTGLALLSWEGGALVVGDLWALVCAVSYAGFILTLDRTAQHHAALPFTLVQLASVTVLAWLWALLSGAELLPPSAQWGGLLYLGVVATSLTTLLQTTGQRWVSAAEASIIYALEPVTASLFSFVLIGERVGLRGLLGGGLVVIATVLSQWKNTLAEVERANPPHAPHGQTIPEAPEPTRPHSKDA; encoded by the coding sequence ATGCCTCGCCATACCCTCGGAATCGCCCTCCTCATCGTCGTCACCTGCATTTGGGGCAGCACCTTTGCCATCGTCAAAACGCTGGGCGAAACACTCTCGCCGCAAGTCTTGATCGCCTGGCGCTTTACCATAGGCACTCTGGCCACCTTGCCGCTGCTGCTGTTTTGGCGGCGCTTCTCTCCCACGCCTTTAGCCGACTCCGGCTCCTCTCCAACACCTCAGCGCTCACTCTGGAAAGACGGTCTGCTGGTCGGCGCGTGGCTGATCGTCGGCTACGGCACCCAAACCACTGCCCTGCAAACCACCTCGGCCAACCGCGCCGCTTTCATCACGGCCCTGAGTGTGGTGCTGGTGCCGCTGTGGCAGGCCATTGCCCTGCGCCGCCCGCTAAGCGTTTTCCTCTGGTCGGCGGTGGCTTTGGCCGTCACCGGCTTAGCGCTGCTGTCGTGGGAAGGCGGGGCACTGGTCGTGGGTGATTTGTGGGCGCTGGTCTGCGCCGTGAGTTACGCGGGTTTTATTTTGACTTTAGACCGCACTGCTCAGCACCACGCCGCACTGCCTTTCACTTTGGTGCAGCTCGCCAGCGTCACCGTGTTGGCGTGGCTGTGGGCGCTGCTCTCCGGCGCGGAACTGCTGCCGCCGAGCGCTCAGTGGGGCGGGCTGCTGTATTTGGGCGTCGTCGCCACCAGCCTGACCACCTTGCTGCAAACCACCGGCCAACGGTGGGTCAGCGCTGCCGAGGCCAGTATCATCTACGCGCTCGAACCCGTCACTGCCAGTCTGTTTAGCTTCGTGCTGATTGGCGAGCGCGTTGGCCTGCGCGGCTTGCTGGGAGGAGGTTTGGTGGTCATCGCCACCGTGCTGAGCCAGTGGAAAAATACGCTGGCCGAAGTCGAGCGGGCTAACCCTCCCCACGCACCGCACGGGCAAACCATTCCGGAAGCGCCTGAGCCGACCCGTCCGCATTCGAAGGACGCTTGA
- a CDS encoding tetratricopeptide repeat protein, with the protein MKTKTMFSAFLPLLAALSLGLAAAQTAPAAVAAPMSAAETAQKASDLAAQARSTLPKADWNIDRTPWKQAAAAADQAVNAEPNNPDYLQLRANIYTDVGFWKQAERSWDTYLTLKPDDNASRIKAANVQYNMGYAAYSRGDLVSAPMFFAKCNQLQPSDVACVIWNARVALEGGDYAGATALYQQAAQLAPTDKTVPYFLQIAQNAGKYGPAATTAFSRAYEALDKGNKAKALTLYQQATAAAPNFLTAWREQGRLALELGNLPAATAAYTAAVTLPEASAADKYNLSVVQEAQQVGLPATQAFRAAYTKYTSGDKAGAEAGFVQATQLSPKYAKAWAWAGRLAYERQAYPVAASAYGQAAALDPNDKTSAYYLKLAQQGK; encoded by the coding sequence ATGAAGACAAAGACGATGTTCTCCGCTTTCCTGCCGCTGTTGGCCGCGCTGTCGCTGGGTCTGGCGGCGGCTCAGACTGCTCCCGCTGCTGTGGCCGCGCCGATGTCTGCTGCCGAGACCGCTCAGAAGGCCAGCGACCTCGCCGCTCAGGCCCGCTCCACCTTGCCCAAGGCCGATTGGAACATTGACCGCACGCCTTGGAAACAAGCCGCCGCCGCCGCCGACCAAGCGGTGAACGCCGAGCCGAACAATCCCGATTACTTGCAGCTGCGTGCCAACATCTACACCGACGTGGGCTTTTGGAAGCAGGCTGAGCGCTCGTGGGACACTTATTTGACGCTCAAGCCTGACGACAACGCGTCCCGCATCAAAGCCGCCAATGTGCAGTACAACATGGGTTATGCCGCTTACAGCCGGGGCGATTTGGTGAGTGCGCCGATGTTTTTTGCAAAGTGCAATCAGTTGCAGCCCAGCGACGTGGCCTGCGTCATTTGGAACGCCCGCGTGGCACTGGAAGGCGGCGATTATGCAGGTGCCACGGCGCTTTATCAGCAGGCCGCTCAGCTCGCGCCAACCGATAAAACGGTGCCTTACTTTTTGCAGATTGCCCAGAACGCGGGCAAGTACGGCCCCGCCGCCACCACCGCTTTTAGCCGGGCTTATGAAGCGCTCGATAAGGGCAACAAAGCCAAGGCCCTCACGCTTTATCAGCAGGCCACCGCCGCCGCGCCCAACTTTCTGACGGCTTGGCGCGAGCAGGGACGCTTGGCCTTGGAGCTCGGCAACTTGCCCGCCGCTACCGCCGCTTACACCGCTGCCGTGACTTTGCCCGAAGCCAGCGCCGCCGACAAGTACAATCTCAGCGTCGTGCAAGAAGCTCAGCAAGTCGGCCTGCCCGCCACCCAAGCGTTTAGAGCCGCTTATACCAAGTACACCTCGGGCGACAAAGCGGGCGCGGAAGCCGGCTTTGTTCAGGCTACCCAGCTCAGTCCCAAATACGCCAAGGCGTGGGCTTGGGCGGGCCGCCTCGCTTACGAGCGCCAAGCTTATCCGGTGGCCGCCTCGGCATATGGACAAGCCGCCGCGCTCGATCCGAATGACAAGACCAGCGCTTATTATTTGAAGCTGGCTCAGCAAGGGAAGTAA
- a CDS encoding class I SAM-dependent methyltransferase: MKPHSREWYSKIARELGTYDHPWKRHTDGPDPELIYDALLSNLIAGGMWVLEAGCADGKDAARFGSYAAAWTGYDREEEFIKIARQKVPQAAFAVWDGKSELSMMLRGPYDLVVSRRGPTSVIDHLPEVAAPEARFLYVGPTLDSPRVPDKLSAIGWTILGEWHTRVRTWLPTEEDDRARSEFLGEDHDPERWQAESEVRGRMYWEERQTILAAAK, encoded by the coding sequence ATGAAGCCGCATTCCCGTGAGTGGTATTCCAAAATAGCCCGCGAGTTGGGAACCTACGACCATCCGTGGAAACGCCACACCGACGGCCCCGACCCCGAGCTCATCTATGACGCCCTGCTGTCAAATCTGATCGCGGGCGGCATGTGGGTGCTGGAAGCCGGCTGCGCCGACGGCAAGGACGCGGCCCGCTTTGGCAGTTACGCCGCCGCGTGGACAGGCTATGACCGCGAGGAAGAGTTTATTAAGATCGCCCGCCAAAAAGTTCCCCAAGCCGCTTTCGCGGTGTGGGACGGTAAGAGCGAGTTGTCAATGATGCTGCGCGGCCCTTACGACTTGGTGGTGTCGCGCCGGGGGCCGACCAGCGTGATTGACCACCTGCCGGAAGTCGCCGCGCCGGAAGCCCGATTTTTGTACGTCGGCCCAACCCTGGACTCGCCTAGAGTGCCGGACAAACTCAGTGCTATCGGCTGGACCATCTTGGGCGAGTGGCACACCCGCGTGCGAACTTGGCTTCCCACTGAGGAAGATGACCGCGCCCGCTCGGAATTTTTGGGCGAGGACCATGATCCGGAGCGCTGGCAAGCCGAATCGGAAGTGCGGGGCCGTATGTACTGGGAAGAGCGCCAAACTATTTTGGCAGCGGCAAAGTAA
- a CDS encoding carbon-nitrogen hydrolase family protein, which translates to MTLRVAAAAYLCQPYSHWDEYEARLSAWVAGGAAGQAGVLIFPEYASLELISLLPPALWDDVQAQREPLQTFLPAFLELHARLARQYGVYVLAGSFPVEVAAGHFVNRAHFFGPDGQAGFQDKLVMTRFEAEEWSIDSGEGVKVFDTEYGKLGVNICYDAEFPDFARQQAAAGMDVLLIPSFTGSAHGYTRVRVGGMARALENQIYAVHAPCLADAPWSYAIETAVGAAAIYAPADDGLPENGIVAAGDFNVPDWLIHDLDLSLIREVRCSGHVLNARDQVWAQRQAEGPVVAVPFKISSNEAQP; encoded by the coding sequence ATGACTTTGCGTGTCGCCGCCGCCGCTTACCTCTGCCAACCGTATTCCCACTGGGACGAGTACGAAGCTCGGCTCAGCGCTTGGGTGGCTGGTGGCGCGGCGGGCCAAGCGGGCGTGCTGATCTTTCCCGAGTACGCCTCACTCGAACTGATCAGCTTGCTGCCGCCCGCGCTCTGGGACGATGTTCAGGCCCAACGGGAACCGCTGCAAACCTTCTTGCCAGCCTTTTTGGAGCTGCACGCCCGCTTGGCCCGTCAGTACGGCGTCTATGTGTTGGCGGGCAGCTTTCCTGTTGAGGTGGCGGCTGGCCACTTCGTCAACCGCGCTCACTTCTTCGGGCCGGACGGGCAAGCCGGCTTTCAAGACAAATTGGTGATGACCCGCTTTGAAGCTGAGGAATGGAGTATTGACAGCGGCGAGGGCGTCAAAGTCTTTGACACCGAGTACGGCAAGCTCGGCGTCAATATCTGTTATGACGCCGAGTTTCCTGACTTTGCCCGCCAGCAGGCGGCGGCGGGCATGGACGTGCTGCTGATTCCCAGTTTCACCGGCTCGGCGCACGGCTATACGCGGGTGCGGGTAGGCGGCATGGCTCGCGCCTTGGAGAATCAGATCTACGCCGTTCACGCGCCTTGCCTCGCCGACGCGCCGTGGAGTTACGCCATTGAAACGGCGGTGGGCGCAGCCGCTATCTACGCGCCCGCCGACGACGGCTTGCCCGAAAACGGGATCGTGGCGGCGGGCGATTTCAACGTCCCGGACTGGCTCATCCACGACTTAGACCTTAGCCTGATTCGTGAGGTGCGGTGCAGCGGCCACGTCCTGAATGCCCGCGACCAAGTCTGGGCACAGCGGCAAGCGGAGGGGCCAGTCGTTGCCGTGCCTTTCAAGATCAGCTCCAACGAGGCGCAGCCCTAG
- a CDS encoding DR2241 family protein has translation MRSLVLIGHGSHLNPESAAAVYAYADLLRSHGLFDEVVEGYWKEEPSLRQVLRTVRYTDVTVIPMFISEGYFTETVIPRELGLGHQGPVPPSGVARVIGGRTVRYTLPYGVHPRMSEVIVARAHEAYPDLNAEDTALIVLGHGTTRNENSNKIVYQNAERMRQSGKFAEVHAFFLDEEPKITGWQQHVKAKNIVLVPFFASEGWHTLETIPEDIGLTGEVTVFERLGTEGQTQTMYYSKPVGTHPAIAEVIVQLAEEAHGASDRGGDLERGHQDAWNAVWQRLSAGPLRIGEVLLRSMSGMVEIRHALDEGKANEGLKTVVTPEGVRDQVRLDEGGEYRPVHTLRNLARGWRAVLSEQDFPRALHFLYPAVVEESYAQHHHALRCTPWAATARRQTGIYAKVQKATPQQVETVASEICGGCLKTRLWADEPLHQTFFDGVPGGIPCAEACTLLVAEVREEVSGKRGQKSGPSH, from the coding sequence ATGCGTTCACTGGTGCTCATTGGTCACGGTTCCCACCTCAATCCCGAATCGGCGGCGGCGGTCTACGCTTACGCCGACTTGCTGCGAAGTCACGGCCTATTTGACGAGGTGGTCGAAGGCTACTGGAAAGAAGAGCCGTCGCTGCGCCAAGTGCTCAGAACCGTGCGCTACACCGATGTCACCGTCATTCCGATGTTTATTAGCGAGGGGTACTTTACCGAAACGGTGATTCCGCGCGAACTCGGCCTCGGCCACCAAGGGCCGGTGCCGCCGTCCGGTGTGGCCCGCGTCATCGGGGGGCGCACGGTGCGATACACCTTGCCCTACGGCGTGCATCCGCGCATGAGCGAAGTGATTGTGGCCCGCGCCCACGAAGCCTATCCAGATTTGAATGCCGAAGACACCGCCCTGATCGTGCTGGGACACGGCACCACCCGCAACGAAAACAGCAACAAAATCGTGTATCAAAATGCTGAGCGTATGCGCCAGAGCGGCAAATTTGCCGAAGTCCACGCTTTTTTCCTGGACGAAGAACCCAAAATTACCGGCTGGCAGCAGCACGTCAAGGCCAAAAACATCGTACTGGTGCCGTTTTTCGCTTCCGAAGGCTGGCACACGCTCGAAACCATTCCCGAAGACATCGGTCTGACCGGAGAGGTCACGGTGTTTGAGCGGCTTGGAACCGAAGGCCAGACGCAAACCATGTATTACAGCAAGCCTGTCGGCACCCATCCAGCGATAGCCGAAGTGATCGTGCAGCTCGCCGAGGAAGCGCACGGAGCCAGCGACAGAGGCGGCGACCTCGAACGCGGCCACCAAGACGCTTGGAACGCCGTGTGGCAGCGCCTGAGCGCCGGGCCGCTGCGCATAGGCGAGGTGCTGCTACGCTCTATGTCAGGCATGGTGGAAATCCGTCACGCCCTCGACGAAGGCAAAGCCAATGAAGGCCTGAAAACAGTGGTCACTCCTGAAGGCGTGCGTGACCAAGTCCGGCTGGATGAGGGCGGCGAGTACCGGCCCGTTCACACACTGCGGAATTTGGCGCGGGGCTGGCGAGCAGTACTGTCCGAGCAAGACTTTCCCCGCGCCCTGCACTTTTTGTATCCGGCTGTGGTGGAAGAAAGCTACGCCCAGCATCACCACGCGCTGCGCTGCACGCCCTGGGCCGCCACCGCCCGACGCCAGACTGGCATTTATGCCAAAGTGCAAAAAGCCACGCCCCAACAAGTCGAAACGGTGGCGAGCGAGATCTGCGGCGGCTGCCTCAAGACCCGCTTGTGGGCGGACGAACCCCTACATCAAACCTTTTTTGATGGTGTGCCGGGCGGCATCCCCTGCGCCGAAGCCTGCACCTTACTGGTGGCCGAAGTACGAGAAGAGGTGAGTGGTAAGAGGGGCCAAAAATCGGGGCCGTCGCACTAA
- a CDS encoding HAD hydrolase family protein, with protein sequence MSLPTHRPQLLAFDLDGTLILEASLSVPDHTQTALGRLRGLGIQTAIVTGRDHPPSGVLDAAQPAAVATSNGGRIEFAGRVHQELRFSEEELASVLAHQLGNARVIAFTSSALYVDMPPGVAAPEWLVRREHYPLSEAPMGEIIKVGFYHPEVASWRDTLRGQHAQLVYTGAQPPYPDFLTVTPSGADKGAALSVIAHQLGVPMERVTAFGDSDNDEAMLSVAGWAVQVGSLPLLRPHANEQVERPETLGNYLHALADSLAATT encoded by the coding sequence ATGTCTTTGCCCACACACCGCCCCCAACTGCTCGCCTTCGATCTCGACGGCACTTTGATTCTGGAAGCCAGCTTAAGCGTGCCTGACCATACCCAAACGGCCCTTGGGCGGCTGCGCGGTCTGGGGATTCAGACGGCCATCGTTACCGGACGCGACCATCCACCTTCCGGCGTACTGGACGCGGCGCAACCGGCGGCAGTGGCCACCAGCAACGGCGGGCGCATCGAGTTCGCGGGGCGGGTGCATCAGGAACTGCGCTTTAGCGAAGAAGAGTTGGCGTCGGTGCTGGCCCACCAGCTCGGCAACGCCCGCGTGATCGCCTTTACCAGCAGCGCCCTTTACGTCGATATGCCGCCCGGAGTCGCTGCCCCCGAATGGTTGGTGAGGCGAGAACACTACCCGCTCAGCGAGGCTCCAATGGGCGAAATTATCAAAGTGGGCTTTTACCACCCCGAAGTGGCGAGCTGGCGCGACACCCTGCGCGGCCAGCACGCACAGTTGGTGTATACCGGTGCCCAGCCGCCTTACCCCGATTTTTTGACGGTGACGCCCAGCGGCGCAGACAAAGGCGCGGCCCTGAGCGTCATTGCCCATCAGCTCGGCGTCCCGATGGAGCGGGTCACGGCCTTTGGCGACAGCGACAACGACGAAGCGATGCTGTCGGTGGCGGGCTGGGCAGTGCAGGTCGGTTCGCTGCCGCTGCTGCGCCCCCACGCCAACGAGCAGGTGGAGCGCCCCGAAACGCTGGGCAATTACCTGCACGCTCTGGCAGACAGCTTGGCCGCGACAACTTGA
- a CDS encoding cold-shock protein: protein MAAGRVKWFNAEKGFGFIECEGQPDVFAHYSAIKATGFRKLNEGDEVEFDIEPGKNGRGPQAANIVVTKAAPESDRGGSGGGGNFARSGGGNRW from the coding sequence ATGGCTGCAGGACGAGTAAAGTGGTTTAACGCGGAAAAAGGTTTCGGTTTCATCGAGTGCGAAGGTCAGCCTGACGTGTTCGCGCACTACAGCGCCATCAAGGCGACGGGCTTTCGCAAGCTCAATGAAGGCGATGAAGTCGAGTTCGATATCGAACCCGGCAAGAATGGTCGTGGCCCCCAAGCCGCCAACATCGTGGTCACCAAAGCGGCTCCCGAAAGTGATCGCGGCGGCAGTGGCGGCGGCGGTAACTTCGCACGCAGTGGCGGCGGCAATCGCTGGTAA
- a CDS encoding transposase, giving the protein MTTLGVLESSFIETQTQPYCDLFRDARLYRSFQAALGGILASGSTRLSQMARAAPGTGAAPHAERRLRRLIHHEHQRADLRPETLEDRLTTLGAQRLAGQDEVVVVMDGSDLRKPHSQALEHLSTVRSLDGHPVSGYPTLNAIGLTPDGHLALLYHTLYSPQAPGFTSANTVIIDAIKRIVQALRAAGVGRMIFVLDRGFDDLKLIRLLVQLKVQFVIRVKHDQRTTRLTPTSIELPLVDAAGHASVQDQFELKRPVVTDGKVKWRKTPAQVRSREVFIDGGRLKLNVVKLEFSVPLKNGQEQGWLLLTNTVLSTTAPGAVVRLYLQRWSIEEVFSWTKSALGWEQVQVLDFDAFRTLVALAWIAASFVFDLGESLDSPQLQLLAHLGGYIPHKNRPPGKKILLLGLLRLANAYLVAHAQPKDALPDHVDTLLHSLFARR; this is encoded by the coding sequence ATGACGACGCTTGGTGTACTGGAGAGCAGTTTCATCGAGACGCAGACGCAGCCGTACTGTGACCTGTTTCGGGATGCACGGCTCTACCGCAGTTTTCAGGCCGCATTGGGTGGCATTCTGGCGAGTGGGTCTACGCGATTGAGCCAGATGGCGCGAGCTGCCCCCGGTACGGGCGCAGCTCCCCATGCCGAACGCCGCTTGCGGCGTCTGATCCATCACGAACATCAACGCGCCGATCTGCGACCCGAGACGCTGGAAGATCGGCTGACGACCTTGGGCGCTCAGCGTCTGGCAGGTCAGGATGAGGTGGTCGTCGTCATGGACGGCTCGGACCTCCGAAAGCCCCACAGCCAGGCACTCGAACATCTCTCGACGGTTCGCTCGCTCGACGGTCATCCGGTCTCGGGCTATCCGACCCTGAACGCCATTGGTCTGACGCCCGATGGACACCTTGCTTTGCTTTACCACACGCTCTACAGCCCTCAAGCGCCAGGCTTTACCAGCGCAAATACGGTGATCATCGACGCCATCAAGCGCATCGTGCAAGCGCTGCGGGCCGCAGGGGTCGGGCGCATGATCTTCGTGCTGGATCGGGGCTTTGACGACCTCAAGCTGATCCGGCTGCTGGTGCAGCTCAAGGTTCAATTTGTGATTCGGGTCAAGCACGACCAGCGCACCACCCGGCTGACCCCAACCAGTATTGAACTCCCTCTGGTCGATGCTGCCGGTCACGCCAGCGTGCAAGACCAGTTCGAGTTGAAGCGTCCCGTCGTGACCGACGGGAAGGTCAAGTGGCGCAAGACGCCCGCGCAGGTTCGCAGCCGTGAAGTGTTCATTGATGGTGGACGACTGAAGCTCAACGTGGTCAAGCTGGAGTTCAGCGTGCCGCTTAAGAACGGCCAGGAGCAGGGCTGGCTGCTGCTCACCAATACCGTCTTGTCCACAACGGCTCCTGGTGCCGTCGTGCGCCTGTATCTGCAACGCTGGAGCATTGAAGAGGTCTTCTCGTGGACCAAATCCGCGCTCGGCTGGGAGCAGGTTCAAGTGCTCGACTTCGATGCCTTCAGAACCCTGGTCGCGCTGGCCTGGATTGCGGCCTCATTTGTGTTCGATCTCGGCGAGTCCCTGGACTCGCCCCAGCTTCAACTCCTGGCCCATCTGGGTGGTTACATCCCCCACAAAAACAGACCGCCAGGCAAGAAAATCTTGCTCTTGGGGCTGCTCCGACTCGCCAATGCATATTTGGTCGCCCATGCACAGCCAAAAGATGCGCTGCCTGATCACGTTGATACTCTCCTACACAGCCTTTTTGCTCGCCGCTGA
- a CDS encoding FAD-dependent oxidoreductase: protein MGNVYAHVGQTFEPVPYDVVVLGAGRMGSLAAHFLMLERPSLKLLLLDQGGLPNEEGATILAPGIWTALDVPPGKRAQADWTRRLLTGDLSPEDGGLGKAGQSDAPTLPRGMVELLENSVDGSVPSREVSGLPADLADLAALPFARLDPLALSYSAASLTTRAAQSAVRTGADLMLNVKAQPTQTGVKLSRLSVTNTHQVVVHETHLLEAGQVIVAAGAEGPHLAENALGSVTHHARAYRQLPRLNVDTSDTTPVLRAANLTLRPYAGGLTLVPPVHHRDPHGYAPTGGRLSGVPVGLRRETLEDVLRTMDVLPALGTAALELGRSVSDVPGAWLSLPQGGWPLFEPLTERHWLLLGGEKADLVGPAVARELAKVVLESVK, encoded by the coding sequence ATGGGTAACGTCTACGCGCACGTCGGCCAAACGTTTGAGCCTGTTCCCTACGACGTGGTGGTGCTGGGCGCAGGCCGGATGGGCAGCTTGGCGGCGCATTTTTTGATGCTGGAGCGCCCCAGTCTCAAGCTGCTGCTGCTCGATCAAGGCGGCCTGCCCAATGAAGAAGGCGCGACCATTTTGGCTCCCGGCATCTGGACGGCGCTCGATGTGCCGCCCGGCAAACGCGCACAGGCCGACTGGACGCGCCGCCTGCTGACGGGCGACCTCAGCCCCGAAGACGGCGGGCTGGGCAAGGCCGGCCAGAGCGACGCGCCGACTTTGCCGCGCGGCATGGTGGAGCTGCTAGAAAACAGTGTGGACGGCAGCGTGCCCAGCCGTGAAGTGAGCGGCCTGCCCGCCGATCTAGCGGACCTCGCCGCCTTGCCTTTCGCCCGCCTCGATCCTCTGGCCCTGAGTTACAGCGCCGCCTCACTGACCACCCGCGCCGCCCAGAGCGCCGTTCGGACGGGGGCCGATTTGATGCTGAATGTGAAAGCTCAGCCGACCCAGACTGGCGTCAAACTCAGCCGCCTCAGCGTCACCAACACCCACCAGGTCGTCGTTCACGAAACGCACCTGCTTGAGGCGGGGCAGGTGATCGTGGCCGCCGGAGCCGAGGGGCCGCACCTCGCCGAAAACGCACTGGGCAGCGTGACGCACCACGCGCGAGCCTACCGGCAGTTGCCGCGCCTCAACGTCGACACCAGCGACACCACCCCGGTTCTCCGGGCGGCGAACCTGACCTTGCGGCCCTACGCCGGGGGCCTGACCCTCGTGCCGCCGGTTCATCACCGCGACCCGCACGGCTACGCGCCCACCGGCGGGCGACTGAGCGGCGTACCGGTGGGCCTGCGCCGCGAAACCCTAGAAGACGTGCTGAGGACCATGGACGTTCTACCCGCTCTCGGCACCGCCGCGCTTGAGCTGGGCCGCAGCGTCAGTGACGTGCCGGGCGCTTGGTTGTCTCTCCCCCAAGGGGGCTGGCCGCTGTTTGAACCGCTGACCGAGCGCCACTGGCTGCTGCTCGGCGGCGAGAAAGCCGATTTGGTGGGGCCAGCCGTGGCGCGGGAACTGGCAAAAGTGGTACTGGAGTCGGTCAAGTAA
- a CDS encoding SpoIID/LytB domain-containing protein, whose amino-acid sequence MRLPPALPILAFALLAAPSAAAQNVRILIASSAALSVNTAPSTALSTSTTRWNIGVRGGKLTLGGQDTGSEVLSLPPNAGGTLEVAGHRYRGGLTVRAVGSGVQAINVVDIEDYLRGVVPAEMPPLWPQAAVRAQAIIARTYAAARINPAAPYDLCATTQCQVYGGVAKEHPLSDAAVLSTRAEVVSSGGKLADTYFSADSGGYTASSLEAWGRDISYLRAQPDPASPSAQKPWVIVSALGTVQEVAARYGVRLGKLSALSVSKASTSGRVMELNLVGELGSKILAGANAGGFLRSLGAKSSKVRLSVDSAALTLTGSGSGHGVGLSQWGARGMAQSGKSDLALLDFYYPGASVSVLTESQADAPGPQLGPTLPLSVAARRGFGPALMASAAEQLHSDHLGAPAFSPFDLANLASPPLFPMSLPADL is encoded by the coding sequence ATGCGTCTGCCCCCTGCGCTGCCCATCCTTGCCTTCGCTCTGTTGGCCGCCCCATCTGCCGCCGCCCAGAACGTGCGGATTTTGATTGCCAGCAGCGCGGCGCTGAGCGTCAACACCGCGCCCAGCACCGCCCTTTCTACGTCCACGACCCGCTGGAATATCGGGGTGCGCGGCGGCAAGCTGACCCTCGGCGGCCAAGACACCGGCAGCGAGGTGCTGAGTTTGCCGCCCAATGCTGGCGGCACGCTGGAAGTCGCGGGCCACCGCTACCGGGGCGGGCTGACCGTGCGGGCGGTGGGCAGCGGGGTGCAGGCCATCAACGTGGTGGACATCGAAGACTACCTGCGCGGTGTGGTGCCCGCCGAGATGCCGCCGCTGTGGCCGCAGGCGGCGGTGCGGGCGCAGGCCATCATTGCCCGCACCTACGCGGCGGCCCGCATCAATCCGGCTGCGCCTTACGATTTGTGCGCCACCACCCAGTGCCAAGTCTACGGAGGGGTGGCCAAAGAGCACCCGCTTTCAGACGCGGCGGTGCTCTCGACCCGCGCCGAGGTGGTCAGCAGCGGCGGCAAGTTGGCCGACACCTACTTTTCGGCGGATTCCGGTGGCTACACGGCCAGCAGCTTGGAAGCGTGGGGCCGCGACATCTCCTATCTCAGGGCGCAGCCCGATCCGGCCTCACCCAGCGCTCAAAAACCCTGGGTAATCGTCTCTGCCCTTGGCACGGTGCAGGAGGTGGCGGCCCGCTACGGCGTGCGGCTGGGCAAACTCAGCGCGCTGAGCGTCAGCAAAGCCAGCACCTCGGGCCGGGTGATGGAACTGAATCTGGTGGGTGAACTCGGCAGCAAAATCTTAGCTGGGGCCAACGCGGGCGGCTTTTTGCGCTCGCTGGGGGCCAAGTCTTCCAAGGTGCGCCTCAGCGTAGACAGCGCGGCCCTGACGCTGACCGGCTCCGGCTCCGGGCACGGGGTGGGGCTGTCGCAGTGGGGAGCGAGGGGGATGGCCCAGAGCGGCAAGAGCGATCTGGCGCTGCTGGACTTTTACTATCCCGGCGCGAGCGTGAGCGTGCTGACCGAGAGCCAAGCCGACGCACCGGGGCCGCAACTCGGCCCGACGTTGCCGCTCTCGGTGGCGGCGCGGCGCGGCTTCGGGCCTGCTTTGATGGCCTCTGCTGCTGAACAGCTGCACTCAGATCATCTCGGTGCGCCTGCATTCAGTCCATTTGACCTCGCCAACCTTGCCAGCCCTCCGCTTTTCCCGATGTCGCTTCCGGCTGATCTGTGA